Proteins from a single region of Runella sp. SP2:
- a CDS encoding glycoside hydrolase family 130 protein: MKQLVLILGLTSSLSFAQKTQPWMIGPFQKADAANPILEAKAGTTFKCPVRNEVVNWEEKDVFNPATVVRNGKVYMVYRAEDKVGKYAGTSRLGLAVSADGIHFKRMPEPVFYPDNDFMKKYEWEGGCEDPRIVETEDGRYVMTYTSYDGNLARLCVASSADLIHWQKHGLAFGNFIKSTRDFWSKSGAIVCRKVGDKFIATKINGRYWMYWGDQARLYVATSDDLLNWYPATRPTQADYKPLDVSDVNCVAVATTRNGKHDSRLLESGPPAFLTKDGIVLIYNGMNYNQTGDGNLPEGTYAAGQFLFDPENPTQLKDRSENYFLKPDKPYEITGQINQVCFVEGLASFRGKWFLYYGTADSKIGVAVSKQK, encoded by the coding sequence ATGAAACAACTAGTGCTTATTTTGGGCTTAACAAGCTCGTTGTCATTTGCCCAAAAAACACAACCGTGGATGATTGGTCCTTTCCAAAAAGCGGATGCCGCCAATCCTATTTTGGAAGCCAAAGCTGGTACGACTTTTAAATGTCCTGTGCGAAACGAGGTGGTTAACTGGGAAGAAAAGGACGTTTTTAACCCCGCGACGGTGGTGCGCAATGGCAAAGTGTATATGGTGTATCGGGCTGAAGATAAAGTCGGTAAATATGCGGGTACGTCGCGTTTGGGGTTGGCCGTTAGTGCCGATGGTATTCACTTCAAACGAATGCCCGAACCTGTCTTTTATCCTGACAACGATTTTATGAAAAAGTACGAATGGGAAGGCGGCTGCGAAGACCCGCGCATTGTCGAAACCGAAGATGGGCGTTATGTGATGACTTATACCTCGTACGATGGTAATTTGGCGCGTTTGTGCGTGGCGTCATCTGCTGATTTAATTCATTGGCAAAAACATGGATTAGCTTTTGGAAATTTTATCAAATCAACCCGAGACTTTTGGTCAAAATCAGGGGCGATTGTGTGTCGAAAGGTAGGCGATAAATTCATTGCGACCAAAATCAACGGTAGGTATTGGATGTATTGGGGCGACCAAGCGCGTTTGTACGTGGCTACCTCCGACGACTTGTTAAATTGGTACCCTGCTACTCGGCCTACTCAAGCCGATTACAAACCGTTGGACGTCTCAGATGTCAATTGCGTGGCCGTGGCCACAACCCGCAACGGCAAACACGATTCACGTTTATTGGAGTCAGGACCGCCTGCTTTTTTAACCAAAGACGGCATTGTCTTGATTTACAACGGGATGAATTATAATCAAACGGGAGACGGCAATTTGCCCGAAGGTACCTACGCCGCAGGACAGTTTTTGTTTGACCCCGAAAACCCAACGCAGTTGAAAGACCGTTCGGAAAATTATTTTTTAAAACCCGACAAACCGTACGAAATTACGGGGCAAATCAACCAAGTATGTTTTGTCGAAGGGTTGGCG